GAGTGCGGAAGGATAGGTCCTCCAATTCCCATTTAATTTGGCTGATGCCAAGCCGATGAGCAAGCGGCGCGAAGATCTCGACCGTCTCGCGAGCGATTTCCTGGCGACGATCGGCAGGCAAAAAGCGAAGCGTTCGCATGTTGTGGAGCCGGTCGGCGAGCTTGATCAAAATTACCCGCACGTCTTTGGCCATCGCCAGAAGCATCTTGCGGAGATTGTTCGCTTGTTCTTCTTCCATGGACCGGAAGCGAATTTGAGATAACTTCGTCACACCGTCCACCAACGCTGCGACTTCCAAGCCGAATTCCTCGCTTACCTCTTCGAGCGTGATCGGCGTATCCTCCACCACATCGTGCAGGAGACCCGCAACCACCGTCTCACGATCTAAGTGAAGGTCGGCCAGTACGTGCGCCACTGCCAATGGGTGGACTAAATACGGCTCACCGGATAAACGCTGTTGTCCAGCGTGACCACGCTCCGCCCAACGGTAGGCGAGACGCACCGGATCGAGATCGACCTCCG
The sequence above is drawn from the bacterium genome and encodes:
- a CDS encoding bifunctional (p)ppGpp synthetase/guanosine-3',5'-bis(diphosphate) 3'-pyrophosphohydrolase, whose protein sequence is MSGDVGGPIGLAPSGQTQTLDSLLVRLTGYLPPEVDLDPVRLAYRWAERGHAGQQRLSGEPYLVHPLAVAHVLADLHLDRETVVAGLLHDVVEDTPITLEEVSEEFGLEVAALVDGVTKLSQIRFRSMEEEQANNLRKMLLAMAKDVRVILIKLADRLHNMRTLRFLPADRRQEIARETVEIFAPLAHRLGISQIKWELEDLSFRTLEPEVYQALRERVSARRRERQEFIDRVITTLRQELSRAGIEAEVDGRPKNFYSIYRKMQRGREFEEIFDLNAIRIR